In Cicer arietinum cultivar CDC Frontier isolate Library 1 chromosome 7, Cicar.CDCFrontier_v2.0, whole genome shotgun sequence, a single window of DNA contains:
- the LOC101515613 gene encoding UBP1-associated protein 2C-like, giving the protein MQTIMDPTKKRKLDENGFGGEADHLKLSPSXXXKIIERFPPAQLINILQDAVVRHPDVLSSVRAVADTDISQRKLFIRGLGWDTTTDGLRSLFSTYGELEEAIVIVDKATGKSKGYGFVTFRHVDGALLALREPSKRIDGRVTVTQLAAAGNSGSNTNSTDTALRKIYVSNVTPDLAADKLLAHFSLYGEIEEGPLGFDKQTGRSKGFALFVYKTPEGAQAALLEPVKNVEGRQLNCKLAITDGKQQGVRGGGGGPDAVQGRGNAHGNGIGMAPTAGPGSGQYGMGSYGGYAGGHQGQPPMNNHPMNSSVGVANQAPSSMGGAGGYGAGLGGHYGGYGGPAATGFGSGGGGGYGGGSGGAGAGAGGGHGGSAGGLGSAGSMYRLSSSGGMQAGGYPESGHYSSSGYQNQHHPPAGASPVPRVPPSSMYPNVPPYY; this is encoded by the exons ATGCAAACGATCATGGATCCCACCAAGAAGCGCAAGCTTGACGAGAACGGCTTCGGTGGCGAAGCTGATCACTTAAAGCTCTCCCCCTC NNNNNNNNGCAAGATCATCGAGCGGTTCCCCCCCGCCCAGCTCATCAACATCTTACAAGACGCCGTCGTCCGCCATCCCGACGTTCTCTCATCCGTTCGCGCCGTTGCCGACACCGACATCTCCCAGCGCAAGCTCTTCATCCGTGGCCTCGGTTGGGACACCACCACCGACGGTCTCCGTTCCCTCTTTTCAACCTACGGTGAACTCGAAGAAGCCATCGTAATCGTCGATAAGGCAACCGGCAAATCGAAAGGTTATGGCTTCGTCACGTTCCGTCACGTGGACGGCGCCCTACTCGCCCTTCGTGAGCCTAGCAAGCGCATCGACGGGCGCGTAACAGTCACGCAGCTTGCCGCAGCTGGGAATTCAGGCTCCAACACCAACTCCACAGACACTGCTCTCCGCAAAATATATGTATCGAACGTGACGCCGGATCTTGCAGCAGACAAGCTTCTTGCCCACTTCTCATTGTATGGGGAGATTGAGGAAGGCCCATTGGGCTTCGATAAACAGACAGGACGGTCAAAGGGGTTCGCTCTGTTCGTTTATAAGACCCCGGAGGGGGCACAGGCTGCCCTTTTGGAACCCGTGAAGAATGTGGAGGGGCGGCAGTTAAATTGCAAGCTGGCAATAACAGATGGGAAGCAGCAAGGGGTGCGCGGTGGCGGTGGTGGGCCGGACGCTGTTCAGGGTCGTGGGAATGCACATGGCAATGGAATTGGGATGGCTCCAACAGCTGGGCCTGGGTCGGGTCAATATGGTATGGGATCTTATGGAGGGTATGCTGGTGGCCATCAGGGTCAGCCTCCCATGAATAATCATCCTATGAATTCTTCTGTTGGTGTGGCGAATCAAGCTCCATCTTCAATGGGTGGTGCTGGTGGGTATGGTGCTGGGCTTGGTGGTCATTATGGAGGCTACGGTGGGCCCGCAGCAACAGGTTTTGgtagtggtggtggtggtggttatGGAGGAGGTAGTGGTGGGGCTGGTGCTGGTGCTGGTGGTGGACATGGTGGTTCCGCTGGTGGTTTGGGTAGTGCTGGTTCCATGTATAGATTATCGAGTTCAGGTGGAATGCAAGCTGGTGGGTATCCTGAAAGTGGACACTATAGTTCATCGGGTTATCAGAATCAGCATCATCCTCCTGCCGGGGCGTCACCTGTACCAAGGGTTCCACCTAGTTCTATGTATCCAAATGTGCCTCCTTACTACTAA